The nucleotide window GGGGCAGCTCAGGCACTTCTGGGTGCCGGAGTAGACGGCGTCGATGTCCCAGGCGTCAATCTCGACAGGAACACCGGCGAGGGAGGTTACGGTGTCGATGGCGATCATCGCGCCGTGGTCGTGGGCGATGCGGGCGATCTCCTGAACCGGCTGATGGGCACCGGTCGAGGTCTCGGCGTGAACGATGCCGACGAGCTTCGGGCCGACCTTCTTGATGGCGTCTTCCACTTCCTGAGGATCGAAGACCTCTCCCCAGGGGCGTTCGATGGCTGTCACCTCGGCCCCGGCGCGCTGGGCGACATCGACCATCCGGCCGCCGAAGACGCCGTTGACGCAGACAAGCATCTTGTCGCCCGGCTCGATCACGTTGACGACCACCGCCTCCATGCCGGCCGATCCCGTGCCCGAGACGGCCAGGGTCATCGGGTTTTCGGTTCGGAAGACCTGGCGGAGCATTCCCTGCATCTCGTCCATCAACGCGACGAACTCGGGGTCGAGGTGCCCGACCAGCGGCATTCCCAGCGCCGAAAGCACGCGAGGGTGCACATTCGACGGCCCGGGGCCGAGCAGGACTCGGGGAGAGGGCTCCAGCGGCTTGGCGGCAGGTGTGGTCACGGGAAGGGTCCTTCGGAGAGGTCGGGAACGAGGTCAACGGGTTGAAGACGGGCGAGGGAACCGGGCGAGGCGCCTCGACCGAGTCTCAAGGGACGACGGACCGCGAGGAGGGAGATCACTCATCCTCGTCCGGGTCGGTATCCTTGGGCCGAGGGCGGTCCTTGTGCTTGTCTTTGCGCTTGCGAGGGGGGATGAAGTCGCGGACGAGGGCGCTGATGGCCTTAAATTCGGGGCGATCGGATGTCTCAGCCCATTCGAACAGAACCGCCTCGGTCGTGGTCAGGACGGCCCCCGCGCGTTCCATGCGTCGCAGGGCGAACTCCCAGTCCATCGAGTTTCGGGAGCCGACGGCATCGGCCGGCACCTGCACCCGGAAGCCGCGGTCGATCAGTTCGAGAGCTGTCTGGGCAACACAAACGTGCGTCTCGATGCCAGTCAGCGTGAGGTGGCGCAGATCTCGCTCGCGCACCTGATCTTCCAGTCCCGGCACGCCAAGACAATGAAACGTCCGCTTCGAGGGCCGATCGGGGACCAGTTCCTGCACCTCGGAAACCGTCGGGCCAAGTCCTTCGGGGTACTGCTCGGTGGCCCAGACCGGAACCGAGAGCAACCGGGCGCCTTGAATCAGGCGCACCGCGTTGGCCACGACCAGGTCGCCATAGCGCATCGAGGCCAGGAGCTTCGCCTGAAGGTCGATGACGAGCAGGCCCCCCTCTCGGGCGGTCAGGCGGTCGGGAGAGGACATTGGGATGCGTCCTTTGAGTCGTCTCGGTCGGGCATTCCGAAGGGTACCGAAGCCGATGCTAAGGCCAGCCAATCGGACGTGTCAAGCGGACGGAACCCAGGGAGCCAACGCAGCGTCACGGACCGCAGGGGGGATCGGTAGGTGACTTGTCCGATCGGGCTCGGCTGCGTTAGGATGAGTCTCGATCGGGGGATCATTGATCTGCTTGAAGACCATGCGCCCAAGGCGTGCTTGGCGTCGAGGTTCGATTGCGTTGCGGTGCCAAGGAGGTCGTCTCGCGTGTCCGAGAAGCCTCGTGTTCTGGTGATCGATCGCGAGTCCGACCCTGCCTGGCTGTCTCGCTCGGCCTTTGACGACTCTTACGAGATCGTTCAGGCACGCAGTATGGCCCGGGCTCTGTACTTGCTCCGCGAAGAGCAGTTCGAGGGGGTGTTCGTGACCGCCTCGCAGCTTCCCCCGCTGCGCTGGGCGGGTATGCTCTTGCAATCGGATGAGATCCTCGAAGCGATCGCCGATGGCGTCGCCGTGGTCGAACCGGACAGTCAGCGAGTGCTCTGGTACAACCCCGAGTTCCGCAATCTGGTGGCCACCGAGGGAGATCCGATTAACCGGCCCTTCTTCGAGGTGCTGGCATTCCCTGAGCGTTGCGAGCCGGATCTCTGTCCGTTTCAGCAATCTCAGGCGACGAAACAACCCGCCGGGTGCGTCTTGAAGCTGGGAACCGGCAACTACTTCCGGCTGAACGTCACCCCAATCCTCGATGGCGAAGGCGGGTTGCAGTCGCTCATCGCCCTGACCCGAGAAATCACCGACGAGGTCCTGCAGGAACAGAAAGTTCGCGCCATCAACAAGGCCGGCGAAGAACTGGCCGATCTGACTCCAGAGGAGTTGGCCGCCCTTCGGGTCGACGAGCGAATCGACGTGTTGAAGTTCAACATCGTTCGCCACATGCGCGACCTGCTCGGGCTCGATTTTATCGAGATCCGACTGCTCAAACCGTCGGGCAAACTCGAACCCCTCTTGACCGAAGGAATGACCCCCCTGGCGGCCGATCGGGAGCTGTTTGCCTCGGAAAGCGGGAACGGCGTGACCGGCTACGTGGCGGCGACAGGAAAGGGGTATCTCTGCGACGACACGACCCGAGACCCGCTCTACCTGGAAGGGGCGATCAACGCCCGAAGCTCCTTGACGGTGCCCCTGGTGCGGCACGGCCGGGTCATCGGCACCCTGAACGTCGAGAGCCCGAAGCCGAACGCCTTCGATCGCCGCGACCAGCAGTTCCTCGAAATTTATGCCCGCAACATCGCGTCGGCGCTGACGACCCTGGAGCTGCTCGAAGCCGAGAAGGTGAGCACCGCCCGGGCCTCGGTCGAGGCGATCGTCAAGGAACTGGCCCTGCCGCTCGACGACATCCTCGGCGATGCCACAACGGCGCTCGACCGCTACGCCGGTCACGACGAGGACATCGTCAACCGCCTGCGGCACCTGCTGTATCGAGCCCGGGAAATCCGGGGCTTGATCCGTCGAGCCGGGGCGACCGTCTTGCCTGAAGGCTCGCGCAACGCCCGGCCGCCGAAGCGGCTGGCCGATGCAAGAGTCCTGGTCGTTGATGCCGACGAATCGATTCGATGGGCCGCCCACCAGTTGCTCGAACAGCAAGGAGCGACCGTCGAGACCGCCCGAGACGCGCTTGAAGCCATCGCTCTGGCCCGCCAAACCCCTTATGCCGCCGCCCTGGTCGATATCCGTCTGCCCGACCTCGACGGTTACGAGGCGTACCGCCGCATCCGGGAGGTGCAACCGGGGGTTCCCGTCATCCTGATGACCGGCTTCGGCTACGACCCGACGCACTCGATCGTGAAAGCGCGCAAGGAAGGATTGCGCACGGTTTTGTACAAGCCGTTTCATGTCGATCGACTGATTGATGCCGTGGAACAGGCCGTCCGGTCCCCTGAGCCGATCCCCCCGGCCGACGGGTTCCCCCCGGCCCCCCGCTGATGCCGAAACGAAACCTCTGTCCTGGACTCGCAATCGTCGCGTAGGTTTTGTGGACCTGTGACACTCTGACTGACATTGAGGTCAACCATGATCGATGGCTCGATCCTCGTCGTTGTGGCGGTAGGGCATTTTTGTCTCGCGGTGCTGGCCGTCAATGTCTTTCATGGGATCGGGGTTCCCGAGGGCACACCAGCACGGGTGGTCAAGGGGCTCTGTCTGGCGTTCCTCACGTCCATCTCGTTGGCCTTGATGGCGCTGTTCCTGGTCCGCCCCTGGGAGAACTGGCCGACCATCGCACGAGCCTACACCATGCTTTGCGTCCTGGTCGGCCTGGTCGGCTTGCCGCTGGTCACGCTGGCCCGATACCGCCGACGCTTGCCGACGGGAGTCTCGGGACACGCTCGAAGGGTCGACCTGACCGAATCCGTCTCCCGAGACGACTTGATCGGCACCGCCTGGGATTCGTTCTGGCTGCGGCTGCCCGGCAACCAGGCCTTTCACCTGGACCTGACCGATTGGCAGATCGAGCGTACCGGGTTGCCGCAGTCGCTTGATGGGCTTCGCATACTTCATCTCACGGATTTGCATCTGACACCGGCGTATTCCGATCGCTTCTTCGACTCGATGCTGGCCCAGGCCGAGGCGTTCGACGCCGATCTCGTCGTCTTCACGGGCGACCTGATCGACGACTCAGAGCTGCTCGACCGGGTCGAGCCA belongs to Tautonia marina and includes:
- a CDS encoding hydrolase; the protein is MSSPDRLTAREGGLLVIDLQAKLLASMRYGDLVVANAVRLIQGARLLSVPVWATEQYPEGLGPTVSEVQELVPDRPSKRTFHCLGVPGLEDQVRERDLRHLTLTGIETHVCVAQTALELIDRGFRVQVPADAVGSRNSMDWEFALRRMERAGAVLTTTEAVLFEWAETSDRPEFKAISALVRDFIPPRKRKDKHKDRPRPKDTDPDEDE
- a CDS encoding metallophosphoesterase; translated protein: MIDGSILVVVAVGHFCLAVLAVNVFHGIGVPEGTPARVVKGLCLAFLTSISLALMALFLVRPWENWPTIARAYTMLCVLVGLVGLPLVTLARYRRRLPTGVSGHARRVDLTESVSRDDLIGTAWDSFWLRLPGNQAFHLDLTDWQIERTGLPQSLDGLRILHLTDLHLTPAYSDRFFDSMLAQAEAFDADLVVFTGDLIDDSELLDRVEPLLGRFRGRYGQFAILGNHDYRTNASGAFVALRSAGYTVIEGLWRLIETDDGSRVAIGGTSNPWGPLPDPHAMPEADVRILLSHSPDPLAWAARQGIDLMLSGHTHGGQYRLPVIGSILLPSRYSRRYDCGFFQRDATVLFVSRGIAAQHPLRINCPAEISRLTLRSSSRLTTPASLRSSTRVMTLQGPG
- a CDS encoding response regulator, with the protein product MSEKPRVLVIDRESDPAWLSRSAFDDSYEIVQARSMARALYLLREEQFEGVFVTASQLPPLRWAGMLLQSDEILEAIADGVAVVEPDSQRVLWYNPEFRNLVATEGDPINRPFFEVLAFPERCEPDLCPFQQSQATKQPAGCVLKLGTGNYFRLNVTPILDGEGGLQSLIALTREITDEVLQEQKVRAINKAGEELADLTPEELAALRVDERIDVLKFNIVRHMRDLLGLDFIEIRLLKPSGKLEPLLTEGMTPLAADRELFASESGNGVTGYVAATGKGYLCDDTTRDPLYLEGAINARSSLTVPLVRHGRVIGTLNVESPKPNAFDRRDQQFLEIYARNIASALTTLELLEAEKVSTARASVEAIVKELALPLDDILGDATTALDRYAGHDEDIVNRLRHLLYRAREIRGLIRRAGATVLPEGSRNARPPKRLADARVLVVDADESIRWAAHQLLEQQGATVETARDALEAIALARQTPYAAALVDIRLPDLDGYEAYRRIREVQPGVPVILMTGFGYDPTHSIVKARKEGLRTVLYKPFHVDRLIDAVEQAVRSPEPIPPADGFPPAPR
- a CDS encoding pyridoxal-phosphate-dependent aminotransferase family protein encodes the protein MTTPAAKPLEPSPRVLLGPGPSNVHPRVLSALGMPLVGHLDPEFVALMDEMQGMLRQVFRTENPMTLAVSGTGSAGMEAVVVNVIEPGDKMLVCVNGVFGGRMVDVAQRAGAEVTAIERPWGEVFDPQEVEDAIKKVGPKLVGIVHAETSTGAHQPVQEIARIAHDHGAMIAIDTVTSLAGVPVEIDAWDIDAVYSGTQKCLSCPPGLAPVSFGPRAIEAIKNRKSKVQSWYLDMTMIGRYWGSDRFYHHTAPINMTFALREALALVLEEGLDARFARHALNARALAAGLKAMGIDYVTAEGHRLPQLNCVSIPEGVDDLAVRKRLLNDWNIEIGGGLGDLKGRAWRIGLMGYGSRRESVTLVLAALETCLRDAGISIEPGAALAAASEVYAEATTAAASA